From the genome of Malus domestica chromosome 04, GDT2T_hap1, one region includes:
- the LOC103434205 gene encoding protein LIGHT-DEPENDENT SHORT HYPOCOTYLS 1-like: protein MDLVSNPISNNPSITLETPIITNTRAMISPPPSSAISTTPTTPPTTPSRYENQKRRDWNTFCQYLRNHRPPLSLPMCSGAHVLEFLRYLDQFGKTKIHIHNCPFFGLPNPPAPCPCPLRQAWGSLDALIGRLRAAYDEHGGKPEGNPFGARVVRLYLREVRDFQAKARGVSYEKKRKRPNNNNPKSSMSTAMITSSASTTTS, encoded by the coding sequence ATGGATTTAGTTTCAAACCCTATttccaacaaccccagcatcaCCCTTGAAACCCCTATTATCACCAATACCAGGGCCATGATCTCTCCACCACCGTCCTCAGCAATATCCACAACCCCCACCACTCCTCCCACCACTCCCAGTCGCTATGAAAACCAAAAGCGGCGGGACTGGAACACCTTCTGCCAGTACCTCCGGAACCACAGGCCGCCTCTGTCGCTCCCGATGTGCAGCGGAGCCCACGTACTGGAGTTCCTCCGGTACCTCGACCAGTTCGGCAAAACCAAGATCCACATCCACAACTGCCCGTTCTTTGGCCTCCCAAACCCACCTGCTCCATGCCCCTGTCCGCTGAGGCAGGCGTGGGGCAGCCTGGACGCCCTCATTGGCCGCCTTCGAGCTGCCTATGATGAGCACGGGGGGAAGCCTGAGGGCAATCCCTTTGGAGCCAGAGTTGTGAGGCTCTACTTGCGTGAAGTTCGTGATTTCCAGGCAAAGGCAAGAGGGGTTAGTtatgagaagaagaggaagaggccCAACAATAACAATCCAAAGTCAAGCATGAGTACGGCCATGATCACAAGTTCTGCTTCTACAACTACAAGTTAG